In a single window of the Coregonus clupeaformis isolate EN_2021a chromosome 10, ASM2061545v1, whole genome shotgun sequence genome:
- the LOC123491625 gene encoding histone-lysine N-methyltransferase SETD5-like isoform X3 translates to MSIVIALGVTTPETSYSDMAAGSDPESVEASPAVNEKNYPNHSCVSAQSHGYRGLPYTDHNYGAPPPPTPPASPLSQTIIPRMELNGMARGPNSRYHDNGRQEENSADSDSSSEEEGAVAGWCHCSLTQDGFLIKCESCRGLDRRKGLDGQRRKQENVSVGDSSATESGDEEVSPATVSYTATQHTPTSITLTVNRIKRNKSKKRKKSTEKARGAPKGKKIKAFREGSRKSMRMKNSTTEASAVDETTAEGWESRIRQWTDQYEEATANQYSADVQTLLQLHRAATVTVAADGVVVGKMTPAATTTTSPAQVNPSADAMDTINRTELACNNTVLGSQMQLQLGRVTRVQKHRKILRASRDLEPDTLIIEYRGKVMLKQQFEVNGHFFKKPYPFVLFYSKFNDVGMCVDARTFGNDARFIRRSCTPNAEVRHMIADGMIHLCIYAVTQITKDAEVTIGFDYEFNSCNYKVDCACYKGNQHNCPVQKHNLSPRETLLCPATGSLPTPSQLPAPTGAETRRRKAQRREMEGPGGGKGPCGTSDDSNQPPEESGEVRETLQGNVSLGNSDTEEGLLDGVKLEEGEEEELDENGVLISSRPKRTSSAGGMDELKQEGLESVEGSGGNPTGVNAAPHQAGVGISTRRATYVTEPSSAADTDKAPACTAPHLAPLAAPSKPPPARSSKPRPKSRISRYRSSSSQRARRQRQALALQQAALEQAVVAEGQEGPLGGPGTELGMGDGALGAGQLLDGEGLSALNKGNLRNLPKTKKYLVTEWLNDKVLDKVAQQEVPTVERQLRITTDPTVLATTLNMLPGLAASPLICTAPKHYVRFGSPFNPERRRRPVSVDATYGSFKKRWIQQAQDESGLCSGGLEDGTESTSSHQSNSSSSTPNPFKAELAAPPKKRRSIYGPEVEAAPPLPGSEEHGLLLRPLSPITPPLPSDHPLLSPASYAAAALLDCYGDEERRRSNSIAGYSPLPSLPTSRCNTPLQFENISSPEASPVHRPESISPEPCLQPDFDAPRCALQFPDLSSGLDGPVPAMSDDFSLLLATGPPPPDTQGPLASMVGGGGLLTPLAPGTPSESAQQAREQSFRTEFNLIYTCSPLNANLGNPATTDRRLSQSEGSFSPAESFYSTVSGQGPLVEAGPGSLSPYGEPHYGGGYPDSGTPPHHTSNPPQKKKRANLQTVSLLTGQPGYQAIAVRREYKTVHNMVSLLEYRKRKQGSSKDPEPGCSSLGTPTSPSSICASAESPGGLRSFHLQPPASPHSSFSSPTHSSISQIEEVNPPDNQHNSTTSHAPGPATQQHPGAQEGTSHWMVPTTVERLREGQGVLERVLRGSLKLDRVLKRTDGSAADKDPDADRYEIQTVPLASPMKSPQRYSPSVYTHQVQPPLSESHHQTADSPAFLQQSVSSPFRGSYSPSAPPPSGQGFYPRLSSHSGLSQDPSQQHQQQPLNPLSSFPNQTTSTADSALCGASRSPGGPLHQPSGSSSMDGSHMYSGGSHLKASLLNSGLSGSPTPGSRAHGNPKTDLGAAGNPASHHASRLSQQQASRSLKPGSPGQTVLQAGSRLLAASTGQHYPQRGTPLSQFQHPPIQGSGVRTKSGSF, encoded by the exons TGGGCGATAGCAGTGCCACAGAGAGTGGGGACGAGGAGGTGTCGCCGGCCACTGTGTCCTACACGGCAACGCAGCACACGCCCACCAGCATCACGCTCACTGTCAACCGGATCAAGCGGAACAAGtccaagaagaggaagaagagcaCAGAGAAGGCCCGCGGAGCGCCCAAGGGCAAGAAAATTAAG GCCTTCAGAGAGGGTTCTAGAAAGTCCATGAGGATGAAG AACTCCACGACGGAGGCCAGCGCGGTGGACGAGACCACGGCGGAGGGCTGGGAGAGCCGCATCCGCCAGTGGACTGACCAGTACGAGGAGGCCACGGCTAACCAGTACAGTGCTGACGTCCAGACACTGCTCCAGCTGCACCGCGCCGCCACCGTTACAGTCGCCGCCGATGGCGTGGTAGTGGGCAAGATGACGCCAGCGGCGACGACGACGACCTCACCGGCCCAGGTCAACCCATCGGCCGACGCCATGGATACAATTAACCGCACGGAGTTGGCGTGCAACAACACGGTGCTTGGCTCTCAGATGCAGTTACAGCTGGGGCGGGTGACGCGCGTGCAGAAGCACCGGAAGATCCTGCGGGCGTCAAGGGATCTGGAGCCAGACACCCTGATCATCGAGTACCGGGGCAAGGTCATGCTCAAACAGCAGTTTGAGGTCAACGGACACTTCTTCAAAAA GCCCTACCCTTTCGTGCTGTTCTACTCCAAATTCAACGACGTGGGGATGTGCGTGGACGCGCGGACATTTGGGAATGATGCACGCTTCATCCGGAGGTCCTGCACCCCCAACGCAGAG gttcggcaTATGATCGCCGATGGCATGATCCACCTCTGTATCTACGCCGTCACGCAAATCACCAAGGACGCCGAGGTCACCATCGGCTTTGACTACGAGTTCAATAGCTG TAACTACAAGGTAGACTGCGCCTGCTACAAGGGCAACCAGCACAACTGCCCCGTGCAGAAGCATAACCTGAGCCCGCGCGAGACCCTGCTCTGCCCCGCCACGGGGTCGCTGCCCACGCCCTCCCAGCTCCCGGCACCCACGGGGGCCGAGACGCGGCGGCGGAAGGCCCagcggagagagatggaggggccAGGCGGCGGCAAGGGACCGTGCGGGACGTCAGACGACAGTAACCAGCCACCCGAGGAGAGTGGCGAGGTCCGGGAGACGCTGCAGGGCAACGTCAGCCTGGGCAACAGCgacacagag GAGGGACTCCTAGATGGGGTGAagctggaggaaggagaggaggaagagctgGACGAGAACGGAGTCCTCATCTCCAGTAGACCG aAGAGGACGTCCAGCGCAGGGGGCATGGATGAGCTTAAACAGGAGGGCCTGGAGTCTGTAGAGGGGAGCGGAGGGAACCCCACGGGGGTTAACGCCGCGCCCCACCAAGCAGGGGTGGGGATAAGCACCCGCCGTGCCACCTACGTCACC gaaccCTCCTCAGCAGCCGACACAGACAAGGCCCCGGCGTGTACCGCTCCCCATCTGGCCCCTCTCGCTGCACCCTCCAAGCCTCCCCCGGCCCGCTCCTCCAAGCCACGGCCCAAGAGCCGCATCTCGCGCTACCGCTCCAGCTCGTCGCAGCGAGCCCGGCGCCAGCGGCAGGCCCTGGCCCTGCAGCAGGCGGCCCTGGAGCAGGCGGTGGTGGCCGAGGGGCAGGAGGGTCCCCTGGGGGGCCCCGGGACAGAGCTGGGGATGGGGGACGGAGCACTGGGAGCTGGGCAGCTCCTCGACGGAGAAGGCCTGAGTGCTCTGAACAAGGGCAACCTGCGCAACCTGCCTAAGACTAAGAAG TATCTGGTGACTGAGTGGCTGAACGACAAAGTGCTGGACAAGGTGGCCCAGCAGGAGGTGCCCACGGTGGAGCGGCAACTGCGCATCACCACCGACCCCACGGTGCTGGCAACCACGCTCAACATGCTGCCGGGGCTGGCGGCCTCGCCGCTCATCTGCACGGCGCCAAAGCACTACGTGCGCTTCGGCTCGCCTTTCAACCCTGAGCGCCGGCGCCGGCCCGTCAGTGTGGACGCCACCTACGGCTCCTTCAAGAAG AGATGGATCCAACAAGCCCAGGATGAGAGCGGGCTGTGCTCTGGGGGCCTGGAGGACGGCACCGAGTCCACCTCCTCCCACCAAAGTAACAGCAGCAGCTCCACCCCCAACCCTTTCAAAGCCG AACTGGCGGCGCCCCCTAAGAAGCGGCGGTCCATATATGGCCCGGAGGTGGAGGCAGCGCCACCTTTGCCCGGCTCAGAAGAGCACGGTCTGCTGTTGCGGCCCCTGTCGCCCATCACGCCCCCGCTGCCCTCGGACCACCCCCTGCTCAGCCCCGCCTCATACGCCGCTGCCGCGCTGCTGGATTGCTACGGCGACGAGGAGCGCCGGCGATCCAACAGCATTGCTGGCTACTCGCCACTGCCCTCGCTGCCAACCAGCCGCTGCAACACGCCACTGCAGTTTGAG AACATATCATCTCCAGAAGCCTCTCCTGTGCACAGGCCAGAGTCAATCTCTCCAGAG CCGTGTCTGCAACCGGACTTTGACGCCCCGCGCTGCGCCCTGCAGTTCCCCGACTTGTCCTCGGGCCTCGATGGGCCCGTGCCCGCCATGTCGGAcgacttctctctcctcttggcaACAGGGCCTCCTCCCCCCGACACGCAGGGGCCGCTGGCTTCCATGGTGGGCGGGGGAGGCCTCCTCACTCCCCTGGCGCCAGGCACCCCGTCCGAGTCGGCGCAGCAGGCTAGAGAGCAGAGCTTCAGGACTGAGTTCAACCTCATCTATACCTGCTCCCCGCTCAACGCCAACCTGGGCAACCCCGCCACCACCGACAGGCGCCTCAGCCAATCGGAGGGCAGCTTCTCCCCGGCCGAGTCCTTCTACAGCACCGTGAGTGGCCAAGGGCCCCTGGTGGAGGCAGGGCCTGGCTCTCTGTCGCCCTACGGCGAGCCGCACTATGGCGGGGGCTACCCTGACAGCGGCACGCCGCCCCACCACACCAGCAACCCACCGCAGAAAAAGAAG AGGGCCAACCTGCAAACCGTTAGTCTGCTGACAGGACAGCCAGGTTACCAGGCTATAGCAGTAAGACGTGAATACAAGACAGTACACAATATG GTGTCTCTGCTGGAGTACCGTAAGAGAAAGCAGGGGAGCAGCAAGGACCCAGAGCCCGGGTGTAGCTCCCTGGGCACCCCCACCAGCCCCAGCTCCATCTGTGCCAGCGCCGAGTCCCCCGGAGGCCTCCGTTCCTTCCACCTGCAGCCCCCGGCCTCCCCCCACagctccttctcctcccccaccCACTCCTCCATCTCACAGATAGAGGAGGTGAACCCCCCAGATAACCAACACAACAGCACCACCTCCCACGCTCCAGGACCAGCAACACAGCAGCACCCTGGGGCTCAGGAAGGCACCAGCCACTG GATGGTGCCCACGACAGTTGAGCGGCTGAGGGAGGGCCAGGGCGTCTTAGAGCGGGTACTGAGGGGCTCCCTCAAGCTGGACCGTGTGCTGAAGAGAACGGACGGCTCGGCTGCAGACAAGGACCCTG ATGCAGACCGGTATGAAATCCAGACGGTACCCCTGGCCTCTCCCATGAAAAGCCCACAGAGGTACAGCCCGTCTGTCTACACACATCAG GTGCAGCCCCCCTTATCGGAGAGCCACCACCAGACAGCGGACAGTCCGGCCTTCCTTCAGCAGAGCGTGTCCTCTCCATTCCGTGGCTCCTACAGCCCCTCGGCTCCCCCCCCCTCAGGCCAGGGCTTCTACCCTCGCCTGTCCTCCCACTCCGGCCTGTCTCAAGACCCCTCGCAGCAGCATCAACAACAGCCCCTCAACCCCCTGTCCTCCTTCCCCAACCAAACCACCTCCACTGCAGACTCAGCGCTGTGTGGGGCCTCCAGATCGCCAGGAGGCCCCCTGCACCAGCCGAGCGGCAGCAGCAGTATGGACGGGTCTCACATGTACAGTGGCGGTAGCCACCTAAAAGCCAGCCTCTTGAACAGTGGGTTGTCGGGGTCTCCCACCCCTGGCTCCAGGGCTCACGGCAACCCTAAAACAGACTTGGGTGCGGCAGGGAACCCGGCGTCCCACCACGCCTCCAGACTGAGCCAGCAGCAGGCGTCCCGGAGCCTGAAACCAGGCAGCCCCGGGCAGACAGTGCTGCAGGCCGGCTCCAGGCTTCTGGCGGCTTCCACCGGCCAACACTACCCGCAGCGCGGGACACCCCTCAGTCAGTTCCAGCACCCCCCCATACAGGGGTCAGGAGTAAGGACAAAGTCAGGAAGCTTTTAG